The Phaseolus vulgaris cultivar G19833 chromosome 5, P. vulgaris v2.0, whole genome shotgun sequence genomic interval ACAACACAAATAATTAAGGGTAAATAAATGCCCCTTGAAATCATAAGCATTCTGCAAACAAGATGAACTCAGATCTTGTTTTCATTCTCCTATTAATGTTCCTAACTCCCTAAACAAATACTGACAACCAAGCAAAAACTAATATATCCACTTAATAGTTATAACTTTTTGCTAAGTTGTCAATATTTGATCGGTATAATGGGAAAAGCAGACAAGATTTTCAAAGCAGTACCATCAGGGAATGGTTTAAACAGCTAGCTACAAGTATTCTACTTGTCACTTTTCCAATTGTTAAGTAACACATGAAAATTCTTAAGTTCAAGGTGTAAGAACAAATCCAGTATTAAGCAAATCCAATGATTCACCAAAGAGATTAGCTGCCAGCCAATGAAAAAAAGCTAATAGGCAGATGATTCCAAACTAGCCTTGCATATAATATCATCAACTTGCACATTATCTCCTCATTCCAACTGCATTCCTCTTTGCTCTCAAACTTTCTTCTCCAAATTGCAATCCATCTTATTCGTAGtcattttatgttgtttttcttACTAGAACAGTCAGCCCCTGGTAGTGTCTCCTTTATCCAGAGAAATATGACAGTTTGAAATTTCAGATGCATCCAATGATTATGTCATCGAACCCAAACTGTACTCACCCCTAATTTCAGCAATGCTTAAGAAATTGTCTCTCATTACAACATCTTTGACAACCCTGAACTGCTCACCCAGGTggaagaaacaatcaaagctaTAGCCTTTTACTAGACAACACCCTGAGCCTCAATACATCCTTTATATCCTTCCCACCATGGTTCTAATCAAAGTCACGGACACCACCCAATATCATAAGCAGAAATTCTGAGAAACAAGAGGCATGATATAAAAGATGAGGAAATATTTACACCAATTTATTAGCATACCTCGCCATATCCACAGGCAAAATGCAAAGCAGTTCTTCCCTCTGAATCTTCTTCATCCTTGTCGGCACCAGAGGCTAGTGCAGTTTTCAAGCCCTAAAGATATGTCTAAAATTTTAGCtctcaaatatttcaaaatcataCCCAATGCCAATAAAGAGAATGGCTGAATTTCACAAATATAACTAGATATCTTAGCAGCCTAAACAACCCTTAATAAATGAATGTTTTGAATTCAATTTAATCTATTCTTCAAAAGTTAACAAAAGAAAAGCACATTACCCTTGTATAAGAGCATAAAAAACTGTCCATGCAACTGCCATAATAAATGGCTAATttccataaatttaaaaaaagaaatcgCGCATAActtatttaagttttaaaaatactttaatccacctttttttaaataatttcaccAGTTCTAATTTATATTGTATAATCCAAAACCTTAAAGATGGacttttaaattgataaaagaAGAGATTCATTGTAGAAAGATTTAAGAAAGTGGAAATATAACAGCAATCAAGTGATAACATCAAGGGCTAAAAGCTACCCAACATTTATACAGTTATTAGAAAATCAACTAATCAAATTCAAAATCACTACAGATGTCCTTAGAAATACAAGGTTTACACTCCTACCAACTGCATCGACCAACTAATAGCATAGATTACATGTTGCAACTTGCATGAGAAATAGCATCTTCACTTCAACCAAAAGGACTCAACCAAATCAATCTAAAGTCCATGGGCAACCCATAGTCCTTTAGCACAAAAAACCAGACAACCTACTCCATAAAGCCactgaattaaaataatatcagaACAGATGAGGATATAATTCTAAATAACAATAAAACCTAAAGCACATTTCCAGCAAAAGACATTTGTGTGACTAGCAAACTTGTGACAAGTGATGAAGAATATTTCTAAGCTTGGCTCTCCAATAAACAATATGAAGTTAGAGGGCTCTTAGTCTCAACTTCCAAAGGAGTTTATTTGTCCTTCATTTATCATCAGAATAACTTCAAGTTTTCAATTATAAAGTAAATTCATGATTTCTTCAAAAAGAGAGAATAAAGAGCATATGCATGTAGATAATATTGCTATATCTCACCTCCACATCACCAACACTAGCAGTATGATGAACAATTGATTCATCTTCATTTCCCAAATCTTCTGTCTCATCTACCCCAGAATTTTCAGCAGTggcacctgcttctccagaatTTGCAAGACCCATTGCTTGCCCCAACTTCCGCAAAACATCCTCATCATTCCAGTACCTGAAAAAGAGAGAACCACTTCAGAAGCTACTTGACATAACATATTAGAGTAAAAACATATGGAAATGTCAAAAGAGTTAGacatcaaaaaaatatttttagcttCTAAACCTCATCATAGCAGCAGGACCACCAGTTTCTATCTCGTCCAAAATATGTTTCAGTGATGGATCCTCTTTGATGCGTGCCATCCTTTCTTCAAGCTGGTCTTTATTTGATGGATTAGAAAAGCTTTCAAGCATGGCAGACATAGATGGATCCTGCATAGACAGCCTCTAATTCTATCAACCggtaaattttttttgaaataaaaaaaatttaatgaagaagTTTACAAAATAGTGACCTGCATCAATGCATTACCCAGGCGCTCGGCCATGGTCATAAAATTAGGATTCTGCATAACCTGTTGCATGGTTGAAAAATATTGTTGGTTATCAAAGTTAGGGACACTATCCGGTGGAGCTCCTTGAAAAGTTTTCTGAAGCTGTTCAGCCATCTGATTGAATGATGGATCTTTTGCTATCTGTTCAGCCAATTCCTTGATACTTGGATCCTGTGCATTTAACAATTAAGCATTAGTATGCCAATATGAAGAAATGCCACTATATAATTGAAACTGAGAGCCGACTCCAAACATCTGACAAACAAGTTTCCCTTGAgagtgaaaattaaaaaaaaaaggaagacaaGGATCAACCCATATAAAGAGCTAAAGAAACAATAAATTCCCTCATTTATACTCTTCAATAGATTCCTATAAAAAAACTGTAAAGGATTAATTCAAAGATAGAAGCTATAAGAAATGAAACTACCAACCAGAATGTAATCCAAATACACAAAATGTTCACTACTATACTCTCATACTCTGGAAAGCTTTGAAGGAAAAGACAAATACAATTCTGATGAAGTCTTAAAGACAACAGTGAAGATTtctaaaaatatctaaatagtctttttgcctcAGAAATTCCAAAATCATTGTCCAACCACAGGCTCAAAATCCAGAGAACCACCACCAGGACATGTACAAACAAGCATTCATAAAAATCAACAATATCTAAAAGATTGTTTGTGATCATAAAATGCATGAAAAAACATACCCAACATCATTAACAATTAACATGGCCTAGTTATTAAGAAATAGAATTATAACAGACATATACATAATACAGATAAGAAAAAAACAGAGATACTGATTTACATTGAGCAGACCAGACATTCCTGAAAAATCAAAAGGGTTGCCTGGAAACCCAGTTGCAGGTCCAGAAGCAGCTCTTTGTCCTGCTGGAGAATCTTTAGATGATGTTTCGTCATGGGAAGCTTTATTCTCTGTTGTACCAGCTTTGTCATCTAAGAAAATCTCAATATGTGTGAAACTAGGGCACTTTCAAGGGTTCAAAAAACCATTGCAGCTATGCTAAATCTCTAGCACTAAAGGTAGAAGACATATAAATGATGGAGAcaaaagtaaaaacaaattaCACAAAGAATAAGTCAAACATAGAAGGCACCAATAGGCAGATAGCAAACTGAAATTTTTAAATATCCGCTTACTCTACAAGGAAATGATAGTCAATCCAAAACCATAAAGTGTAGAGCAGATTTACCCATGATGATGAGTGCAATCAAGATTCATTAAGCAAAACTTCATACAGCAAGTACTTTTATATAATAGTGCAACTTCAAATTGCCAGAACATTATCCCTTACTCTTTGCAATGCCTACACACAAATCCAAACTTTTTTTCCACCAGCAGATAAGATGGAAGGAATCCGAACAGGGAACCACAACTTGGTAAGCAATTTCCCCTTATTGTTCTGATTCcatggaagaagaaagaaaataacaagcaaaatcaaaattcaggcaaataaataaataattaactttATCCTGGGCATATAGCAGCATTAAGAAAGCTTGTTgaactaaaacaaaaaaacaaaacaaaaagttaAAAAGAAAGCCCCGTCGAGTGTAACCAAAGAAAAGAATAAAGGGGCAAAATTAGATGCACTTAATATTCATATCCgtactttatatataaatataaacacacatgaaaataattaacTTCTAAAAAACAAACTCATATTGTAAATTCGATTCAGCAAGCAAAAGGCGTTAATCCGTTAATCCAAATCCCACGTATCTTTTGACAAAGCATCAATTAAGATCAAAATGAAAGCAAACTTTGTTAATTTAgggaaattatttttttcaataccAATCTACAAAAGAAGCTGAATTTGCAGCAGATGGGACAAAAAAAACCCTACAAAACAATAACGTGATTACTCCGCACACCACATCTAGAAAAGAAAACATACCAGCAGGAAAATCCTTTTTGGAATCGGAAGCCATGGGAGAAGAAATTAAGAAATCGCTGAAAGAAAAACAGAGAGAGAATTATTTAGGTTAGGAGTAACAGCAGATTGAAGAATTGAGGGAAAATGGAAAATTGGAGAAGAAACCTAAGCGGCGAAAGGAGAGAAGAAGAGTTTGAACCTGAATCTGAGTCTGTGAGAGAAAAGTATGAGAGTGAGGAATGGATGAAGAGAAGTGAAATGAAACAAAaccctttttcttattttcttgctatttatttatttattgagcCAAAGGATTCAAGCCCCACATCGAAGAATAGATGACGATAGAATACAACACACAAATAATAGTGATATCTGTGGGCCCCCTCAATCCCCATCCTCGCAAATGAATGGCTCCCTCTCTTATGTGATATACCCAATTTCCATCAACTTTTGCTATTTCAATAATATACTCTTACACCAAATTTTTGTTAGATGtcaaatttttttccaaaatttgtagcttcaatttatttataaaaataaaataaaagaacaaataTATATTGTACAGGTAAGGTTCAGATGATTCGACTGCACCGTCCGACCGACAAGTATAAACACACCAAAAAACGATAAAtcagttaattttatttttataattatacacATTAAATACAATCCATAACGATGGAGCGTATTTGAaaactatataaataaatatattggataaaataaaagtttattacaaCATTACGAGCATTTAAGTACCGAATATTCTATTGAGCGTAAAATAACATTTTGTTAATGCACTCGTAATCGAgagtcaaattttaaattttaatcgaaaagaagaaaaggaagagaaatACGATTGAGGAAGACAAATCAATTGTTACcgtatattatttatatttattttattttattttatttattttttcatcctCTTGATAAGAATAATTtggaaatttaattatttaagagATTAATTAATGTCTcacatgttttataattttctttatttattatgtatttaaattttcagtatttattttaatatgttactaattaaagACTTGTGGATTTAAgtgtattaattttataatcaaaatttatatttttatggtAGCTTAAACTTCTAAGTAGAGATGACAATATTTTTATGGTAGCTTACGTGTAGGTTTGGGTTGGTTTATCTTTGTTCTTTAAAGAATTGGTCCAAAAATTTGGAATAGTCAGAGAACTCCTAACTTATATCATATGCTTAATTCATAAACGAAATATTTTATTAAGGACATAGTTTAATAGAGATTAATTTATTCAATCGTACCTTAATTCTTGTGTTTTTCAATGGATTGTTCCAAAAACTTAATCTTATGAtgtgtaaaataaattaatttatccaAATTTGATATTATATGTGGTGACAAAAATCCTTGCAATTGAAATTAGAAAATGGAACTTAGAGATTTAAGGAACATAAAAATTATTGTtctttgaaaattaaattaataggAAAGAGGTAAGGATAAGTTTCTCTCATATTTTCTTTCAATTCTCAAGTGAAATCCCATCTTCATCACAAACCACTTTGGCTATCCAATCTTTAGGATATTTGTTAAGAACATATGTGATAGAAAATTCAAGTAGTTGACATCAATACTTACCATTAATAAAGTTCACTTAAAATAATGATTTCATTCTAATATAAGTATGACACCTTATGAAACACTATATGACAAAAAATGTAGAACATTATCACGTTGGTTTGAAATATTTGAATTGCCTTTTTcactcaaaataaatatttgaattgtttttttcACTCAAAGTATTTGCTACCATATTAACCTTTCCTGAAAGATGCATATCATAATCCTTTGAGAATTTCATGAATCTCCTATGTCATGTTTAACtctttataataaaaacaagTACTTCAAACTTGTGTGGTCACTTGAAACATTAAATTGAACTCCATTTAAATAATACCTTCATATATTCAAAGCAAAAGTGATTGTTATAAACCATAAACCATAAGGCACGAGCAAGATAATTTCTTCCCTAACTTGCAATCATCTTTAAGCATAATCTACCCCTTTATTTCCTTGCATGAATACACCTCTAAGCTCATGGTGTGACACATcacaataaaactaaaaaaagtttaatagtGTTGGGAATCATTAAGACTGAGGAGCTAGGCATCATCTGCTTCAACTCAAGAAAAATCTACAAGCAAGAACTTGATCTTTGTGAGTCAACTATGTTAAAGGTGTCATTATACTAGAAATTAAtcactaaattttttatcatagCAAACTAAATCCACAAAAATTGTAACCTCTTATACATTATTGTGATGTTCTATTGCAATATAATCTCCACTTTAGAGAGGTTTACTACATTCCTCTGGGTTAATATCATATGCTCCATAAACTTCATTTGTCTAGTCCAAAACTTTCCCATAAACAATTTGGCTTTAAGTTGTTTTTCCTGTAAATTCCCAACATTGTGTTGAGGTATTCCTCATGTTCTTAATGAATACATGAATAAACAATAATGTCATTTATGAAAACTTGtccaaaaataaacaaaaatcatATTCATGTTGTTCATAACACAAAGTTAAAACATTCATCACTTCAACTTCAAACAACATCACAACATACTCATGGTGGTTAAATTTAGACTTAAAGGTTGTCTTTTAGACATCTTCATCCtttgcaaaaaaaattaatgatatcATTCTCATATAGATAACCTTGACgtataataaaaaatgacacTCATAAACTCATGTAATACTCGTTTATCACTCTCCACTCCTTCATATGAGCGAAACTACAAAACACTTTACTGAATTATGAATTTTGACTTGAGTATCAGAGTGTTTTTTGCAGGTACCATTCGAATCTGAACTTTGTTGAGACCGAGAGACAGAGTGACAAAAAAAGAGTAAGGAGTTCGCTTGGAGAGGAAGGGAAGAAGTGCCGACCAACCGAGGAGGTAGAGGAAAGCTCGAATAGTTCTCTTAGTTCCAACCCCAttcaaaaacaataataatgttttttttttctataaaaataactattttaaaattttattaataacatttatttcaaataacaTCAATGACACTTTTAATATTACATCAACCCacttaccattttttttatattcacaaTCCTCAAACCTAATTTAGTTACAATTTGTCGTGCAAATACATTTTTCTCGTTATAACTCATAAATTaccaaaaaaaaatgttaatattaatgatTATACACTTTGAATCTTTGATTTTATACATAAACTAATAATTATTGATATCACTTTACTACTAAATAAACTGTGCAGTGAAAGTGAATTTGAttgtttattaaataaaagttaaaacatCTTGTTAAGAAAATGACTAAGTCTATATTTTTTAGGACTATTTAATACGGAAACGAATTGAAAATgattgaaagaaaataaaattattaatttttgataGTTTGGTTGtgatgaaaatgaaaaggaaataatACAAATTGTGTGAGACCCACACAAAACTTGTTTCTCTCCAAAACTAATATGAAATTTCTAGCAACAAAAAGAACATTGATTTATGttgtgaaaaattgtgtgtatttataaaaatttcaaattaaaaacatcTTTTCAACATAAgaataaagttattaaataaaacacCTCTTAACATTATTAAACcatacaaatattaaataatacaaatattaattatgacAATACTTTAATCTATgtcaaaaataaaagaattatatgTAGAACAAATACTGACATCGTGATACAACATGAACACGACGGAAATAcgtataacttttaaaattaaaaatgtaggacacaaaaatacgaatttatatattatataattatgaattatgtaaattgatttatgtgtacaaatatgttttaattttcttttggaatgtagaaatgtttttttatgacTGATTCAAAAAGATTTGTTCATTAATTTtacaatcataataaaaatttatataataaatttgagtttttgaaaaattaatatttttttgttaaattgtgttagaaccatgctacaattacaaaaaattaaacaaatatttttttaattgaacactttaccaataaatattttacaagTATCGTTCAAATAGTATCGTAGAAGTGTTTGTTTCTAATATATATGTTCGACACAAACGACGCATAAAATAACGAGTGTACAAAACTCATAAACCATAAAAAACCATAAGATAATAGAAATATGTACAAAATAATAAGTAGAAATTCccactttttcttcttcttcaacttatCCAAATAAAAGAGGTAAATTTTATgatctatttatattttattaatattgatataaataataaaaattttaaaattctttatgaaaattaaaaaaaaatgaataaaaaaagaaaatgagaagCATAGAGGCAGATACAGATAACAAAAGAGCGCAACCAACGAGGGTGGCTGAAGAAGGGAAGAAACACCACACCAAACAAAACCATCGAAAAGCCACCGCCAATCGCCGAACAACACTGGCGGAAGACTGAGAACTGCAACGGTGGACCATGGCGATGCGCGACCTCGTTTCCGGTGCCGCCGCTTGCGGcgactcttcttcttcctccgcTAATCCTCTCGCTTCTCTAGCCAACGCCCTTGTTGGCTCTTCCTCCAAAACTCAGGTCTCAGTTTCTCCCCCTTTTCTCTTACTCTTTCTTCACTCCTCACTGATTTCAATTGTTTGGTCGCGAAACTGTAACAGGAGAGGCTGAAGGAGATTCCGACGTCCACTCTCACTGATCCTACCTCGCAATTTTACTCCACCGCTCTCCCCGTCAATCACCTTCCCGGCTCCGAATTCGATAAGCCGCTATTGGATGCAAACTATCAGGTTCGGTTTGGATTGGATTATTGTGTGTCTGCGATTGTTTGTGCCGTGTGTGTGTTTGCTATAATGTTATATCGTGTGATACTTCTCAATTATGAATTATTTGAGTTATTGTGTTTTTGTTGACGTGAAACAGGCTTCGGAGTTTTTGCATAGGTTCCGTGGCGCGAGTGGGCTCGAGGAGACGTGGGATGAGATACAGCGCGAGGGCGGGGTTGCCGGACAGCGGCAACTGGTGCCGGCGATTCAGCAGCCGCCGTTGGATGGtaggttgtgtttggatttgTGAGAAGATGTTTTATGTTTTCATTTTGTTGGCTTTCAATAGGTTGTGCAAAGTAAGTGTAGACagatttttatgtttttactgTTTGTCTTCCTTTTGCTTTATGAACTTTAGGAAACCGAAAATAGAGTGAAAACAGAGAATAATATCGGAAAACGTTCTTTCAGAGATGAGTGCGACCTACCAAATTATGAGCGTGTTTCGTTGAATAAGGACTAACCAGACAGTTTTGTGATTTTCAGCAAATTTCGTCCGGCAGTGGAACAAAAATGTGTTTGATAGTGTTGTTAGTGTTTCTCGTGAACAAAattaagtgattttttttattgtttctgtttttaatcGTCTGTTTTTTCCTGTATAAACTTCAGAAAACATAAAATGGAGTGAAAATGGAAAATATAAACAGAAAATGTTTTCTTGAACAAAACGGCTCTTATTAGAAAATAACTTTTGCCATGGCTGTTTTGAATTGGCTTTTTTTTCCtgtataaattttagaaaacagaaaattaagtgaaaatagaaattatataccGAAAATATTTTCTTGAACAAATCGGTTCTTAGAAAATAATCTTATTCTGTTGACTTGCCATGCTCTGTTAGTTGTGTATGGTGTTTTCTGTTGTTCCTTTTGTGGGCATTAGTAGCAGTGCTGTAATTAGTGGTGGTTGTACTGTGGACTTGATTTTGTTATATGGATGGATGCATTGACAAACTGAGCACAGAAGAAGAGGTGTGGAATTGATGTTGTTTTCTCTGCAGGGACACCACAAAGAGTTCTATCGAGTTTTCTGCACTCATTTCTTGACAGCAGCCGTGGTGGAGTGCCTTTTCATCCTACCCCTCTTCCGATGCTGGGTTTATCTGAAGGTGATAAACAATGCATACGGGACCGCAGCAGCATAATGGCCAGGCATCTCTTTGCAGATAAAAGTGAAGAATTTATTGATGCCCAAGTAAGGGAATTCATGGATACATTCATCTGGTTTCACTTGCTTTAGTCATACTCGTTGATGGAAAAGAGTAGCAGAAAGTTTTTAGTTGTTTGTGTATTAGAGATTTAGAGTTCAATATTTGATTACTGGTTAGGTGCAAAGATGATCACTTAGGCTCTGGTGTAATTGCTCAAGATGTTCTTCCTGTGTAACCTACCTTCATGTTTTGCTAAAAtgatttttccttttttgttgataattaaCCCTGGATTTGATTAGATGGGCTTGGAGTTGCACCTGTACCATAGCTGTTTCTTCATGCACTTTGACTgaccttttatttttttgagtCAAATGTCAATCAGCATCACTTCGTTCTTAAGTTATATCTTCACCAAAGATTTACTTAGAAATTAGAAATGCTCTTCCGCTAGAGTATACCGACCTTTCCTTTTATAAAGCATGTGTAGTGATGATGTATTCTATCTTCTTGTGATCAATAATGATTTCTACCAGATATTTTGCTTCGTTGTCTTACATAAAATGTTGTCTTTGcctatattattttttcttgattgtTTGACTCTGAACTCATCATATGTAACTACTTTTCAGGTAAACGCCCTTCTATGCTCTCTAGATATTGATAGCAATGTCCGTGGTAAGGGACCTATGCCTGAAAGATTTCGGGAGCTGGAGGACTACTGGAATGAGTCTCAAGGCAATATGAGACCTGGTCCTCCTGCTGCAGACGGGTGGATTACTGAATTTAGTCAACATAGGGGAAAATATGATAATCCCGATTCATGGGCTAACTCCTTTGAGCAACAACATGGTGCGAATGGTTGGGTGTCTGAATTTGAACATGTGAGAAGTCTTTAGTGTTCTATTTGTAGCTATAATTTGAAGTTACTTACCTTTTTTATCTGCAAATTATAGTATTGAACTTTATTGAGCAGACTTGTTATACTTAATTGTCTGTTGATGCAAACGTTGGGCAATTGTTCTCATATCTATGTTTCACAGTTGTATACAGTCTGAATAATGTTAGACTTCCAATACCCATTTTTTCTCAATTCATGAAATCTCCCAAACAAGTTCATCATATACTTAGTTAGTGGAAATTACTTCCGGAGCATCATTTCCAAGTTCTAATTTTAGATTTTCCTGGGCTAGCACGATGCTTCTACAGCCTTTTCATCCATTGTAGGTCTGTTCCTCCAAAATTTAGTTTCACCATCCCTACGTTTTTTTCCTTTGTCTGCGGGCTTCCCTTCCAAATAGTTTTCTTAACTTTGATGGAATGTCACATTTCTTCATTGGTGTGGATGTTGGCACCCATCACTTGTAGCACACATATGAGGAGGAAAGAGCAATTTCTGGAATGTCTTCAGAATGTCTGActgctttatttattttctgcTTTGAGATTATTATAATTTCAATCAGAATTTCAAAACAAATAGAACCCATATAAACAGGTCATGAAAGAACATATAACTTAAAAAGGAAGGGTTGCATCATATCTTGTTTTATAGAATGTTTCTTTGATGCAATGCCTTTTTTCTTCGCTGGTCTTAATTTTGGTGTCACTAGCTTGGATTATACTGGTACTTGTagaaaataatcaatttttCGTTGTACCTgagtataaattgttatttgtaattcatttcttaatttaagattattttctcTTGCAATCTTTTTGCAGTCCCAATTGTCATCAGTAGGTCAAATGCAAGGTATGAACGTGTCAAACTTTGCTGCAATGGAACAGACTCGTATGCTTGCAAATACATTGGCCCAAAATGGTGACCCTAAATTTCAGGTTTCTCCACTACACATGAATTTTATATTTCCAATCCAGTACTTCAAACTGTGAGACAGTAGTTCATCAGTTTTTGACTTTTTGCTAATTTACTCACCCTTTCTTATCATGCTCGTTCTTTTTTTTAGTATACTAAGATAATTAAAAGAGAAATTTGGGAGAAATATTTATACATTAATCCCTTAGTGGATAATTGTTTACTCTTGCAATCTTAAGAATGTGAGCATTGAATTTAAAGTGAGTACTGTGAATAGATATTGAATTTAGCTAAATTTTCTACTTGTGTCAAGAATTTGACTACTTTGGGATGGATGGTCACTGTGTTCCTTAGCCTTAATTTTAGGAGCTCTACACATAATTTTTTGGTCTTGCACAATGATAGGACTTAGGTATTATGGGGGTGTCTGAGTCCCACATCGAGTAGTATGGGAAAAACTGTGAAATATTGATTATGTAGATTGTATGTGCTATGCCTTAATGTTTTATCGAAGGATCTCCTTGAAAGTCCCATGGATGGAACAAAAAACTTTCTGATTAATAATGATAAGCTTATTTTTTCAGTGCTATAATATTCATGCGCCCAAGATGagtgttttattttgttgttgcaTTTCTTTTCCCTccttgaaataaaaatattcaattacATGCTTTTGTGGTATGCAGAACTCAAAATTCCTTC includes:
- the LOC137834623 gene encoding ankyrin repeat domain-containing protein 2B-like isoform X1; this encodes MASDSKKDFPADDKAGTTENKASHDETSSKDSPAGQRAASGPATGFPGNPFDFSGMSGLLNDPSIKELAEQIAKDPSFNQMAEQLQKTFQGAPPDSVPNFDNQQYFSTMQQVMQNPNFMTMAERLGNALMQDPSMSAMLESFSNPSNKDQLEERMARIKEDPSLKHILDEIETGGPAAMMRYWNDEDVLRKLGQAMGLANSGEAGATAENSGVDETEDLGNEDESIVHHTASVGDVEGLKTALASGADKDEEDSEGRTALHFACGYGEVKCAQILLEAGAKVDALDKNKNTALHYAAGYGRKDCVALLLENGAAVTLQNMDGKTPIDVAKLNNQNEVLKLLEKDAFL
- the LOC137834623 gene encoding ankyrin repeat domain-containing protein 2B-like isoform X2; amino-acid sequence: MSGLLNDPSIKELAEQIAKDPSFNQMAEQLQKTFQGAPPDSVPNFDNQQYFSTMQQVMQNPNFMTMAERLGNALMQDPSMSAMLESFSNPSNKDQLEERMARIKEDPSLKHILDEIETGGPAAMMRYWNDEDVLRKLGQAMGLANSGEAGATAENSGVDETEDLGNEDESIVHHTASVGDVEGLKTALASGADKDEEDSEGRTALHFACGYGEVKCAQILLEAGAKVDALDKNKNTALHYAAGYGRKDCVALLLENGAAVTLQNMDGKTPIDVAKLNNQNEVLKLLEKDAFL